The following proteins are co-located in the Mycolicibacterium goodii genome:
- a CDS encoding gluconokinase — translation MATPIVVMGVSGSGKSTVGAALAQRLRVPFADADDFHPPANIEKMSAGHALDDDDRRPWLESIGRWLAGHPDGGVMSCSALKRTYRDQLRHHCPDIEFLHLQGSMETIGRRQASRPGHFMPASLLESQFNTLEPLEADERGIAIDVDQSIDDIIESYVSTRESHTPEEDR, via the coding sequence ATGGCTACACCGATCGTCGTCATGGGAGTCTCGGGATCCGGAAAGTCGACAGTGGGTGCGGCACTGGCGCAGCGTCTGCGCGTGCCCTTCGCCGACGCCGATGACTTCCACCCGCCGGCCAACATCGAGAAGATGTCGGCCGGGCATGCGCTCGACGACGACGACCGGCGTCCCTGGCTCGAATCGATCGGCAGGTGGCTGGCCGGGCATCCGGACGGCGGCGTGATGAGCTGCTCGGCGCTCAAACGCACCTACCGCGACCAACTGCGGCACCACTGCCCGGACATCGAGTTCCTCCACCTGCAGGGCTCGATGGAGACCATCGGCCGCAGGCAGGCGAGCAGGCCGGGCCACTTCATGCCCGCGTCGCTGCTGGAGTCCCAGTTCAACACGCTCGAGCCGCTTGAGGCCGACGAGCGCGGAATCGCCATCGATGTCGACCAGTCCATCGACGACATCATCGAAAGCTACGTCAGCACAAGAGAATCCCACACACCAGAGGAGGACCGGTGA
- a CDS encoding GntP family permease, with translation MEAIEPAYGTTTLLLIAAAAVAVLLFLIIKVKLHAFLALVLVSLLTALAAGIPVADVPSALSFGFSNTLGSVALLVGFGVMIGRLLETTGGAQVLADTLIGRFGEKRAPFALGVAALLFGFPIFFDAGLVVFLPIIMTVARRFGGSMLLYAFPAAGAFAAMHALVPPHPGPVAAAELLGANIGLTLIVGVPVAVVSWYIGAFLVSQVIGRRVYVDIPTSLFGEINGGRDLDADPVRNPDTDTDTDAVGGAGGTSTTATRTAPAFVTVLGVLLLPFVLISFNTVLDTLQTAGVIAEDATWAEYLKLIGTTSIALLITVIVATLVLGLRGRSMATVTDILDNALGPICAIILITGAGGMFGGVLRLSGIGDALSGSLSNLGVSLILQAFLISTLLRVAQGSATVALTTTAGLLAASVAAAGLSSLQLTALVMAIAAGATVLSHVNDSGFWLVSRFFGMDVKTTLKTWTVLETTLGLTAFVISLGLWAVA, from the coding sequence GTGGAGGCCATTGAACCGGCATACGGGACCACAACCCTTCTGCTGATAGCGGCGGCCGCCGTCGCGGTGCTGCTGTTCCTGATCATCAAGGTGAAGCTGCACGCGTTCCTCGCACTGGTGCTGGTGAGCCTGTTGACCGCGCTGGCCGCAGGCATCCCCGTCGCCGATGTGCCGAGCGCACTGTCGTTCGGCTTCTCCAACACGCTGGGCTCGGTCGCCCTGCTTGTCGGCTTCGGCGTCATGATCGGCCGGTTGCTCGAAACCACCGGCGGCGCACAGGTTCTCGCCGACACGCTGATCGGCAGGTTCGGCGAGAAGCGGGCACCGTTCGCGCTCGGCGTGGCCGCGCTGCTGTTCGGTTTCCCGATCTTCTTCGACGCCGGTCTGGTCGTCTTCCTGCCGATCATCATGACCGTGGCACGCCGCTTCGGCGGATCGATGCTGCTGTACGCATTCCCAGCGGCCGGTGCGTTCGCGGCGATGCATGCGCTGGTCCCACCGCACCCCGGTCCGGTGGCCGCAGCCGAACTGCTCGGCGCCAACATCGGTCTCACCCTCATCGTCGGTGTCCCGGTGGCGGTGGTGTCCTGGTACATCGGCGCGTTTCTGGTGTCCCAGGTGATCGGTCGGCGCGTCTACGTCGACATTCCCACGTCGCTGTTCGGTGAGATCAACGGCGGCCGCGACCTCGACGCCGACCCCGTCAGAAACCCCGACACGGACACCGACACAGACGCCGTCGGCGGAGCGGGCGGTACCTCGACCACAGCCACCCGGACCGCACCGGCATTCGTGACGGTCCTCGGTGTGCTGCTGCTGCCCTTCGTGTTGATCTCGTTCAACACCGTGCTCGATACCCTCCAGACCGCCGGTGTGATCGCGGAAGACGCCACCTGGGCGGAGTACCTCAAACTGATCGGCACGACGTCCATCGCCCTGCTGATCACCGTCATCGTGGCCACCTTGGTCCTGGGCCTGCGCGGCAGGTCGATGGCAACCGTGACCGACATCCTCGACAACGCACTCGGCCCGATCTGCGCGATCATCCTGATCACCGGCGCCGGCGGCATGTTCGGCGGTGTGCTGCGGCTGAGCGGTATCGGAGATGCCCTCAGCGGTTCGCTTTCCAATCTCGGTGTGTCGCTGATCCTGCAGGCGTTCCTCATCTCCACGCTGCTGCGCGTCGCACAGGGTTCGGCCACGGTCGCCCTGACCACGACTGCGGGTCTGCTGGCCGCGTCGGTCGCCGCGGCAGGCCTGAGCAGCCTGCAGCTCACCGCGTTGGTGATGGCGATCGCGGCGGGTGCCACCGTGCTCTCGCACGTCAACGATTCGGGCTTCTGGTTGGTCAGCCGGTTCTTCGGCATGGATGTCAAGACCACGCTCAAGACCTGGACCGTGCTGGAGACGACGCTGGGGTTGACCGCCTTCGTGATCAGCCTCGGGCTGTGGGCGGTGGCCTGA